Proteins from a single region of Apostichopus japonicus isolate 1M-3 chromosome 21, ASM3797524v1, whole genome shotgun sequence:
- the LOC139962823 gene encoding autophagy protein 5-like translates to MAADDREILREVWQGKLPICFSLADDEEKSSSIREPCFLLVSRLTYITLIAEKILKHFKKGEELPEGEELWFEFNNQPLKWHYPVGVLFDLLTHNTPLPWNVKIHFKSFPEDELLHCESKEVVEAHFMSSIKEADILKHRGQVINNMQKRDHKQLWQGLQNDKFDQFWTINRRLMERTNEEPFRSIPLRIYQRDKMYIQRLAKPVSGTGEPLNLGHVLKRLLPDRFNNSENLNNRALIHGVEVPTETPVQWLSEHLSHPDNFLHIVVLPREAAEP, encoded by the exons ATGGCTGCAGATGATAGGGAGATCCTTCGTGAAGTTTGGCAAGGAAAGTTACCGATCTGTTTCTCTTTAGCAGACGATGAAGAAAAGTCATCAAGTATACGAGAACCTTGCTTT CTCTTAGTTTCCCGTCTCACCTATATCACTCTCATCGCAGAAAAAATTCTTAAGCATTTCAAGAAAGGTGAGGAACTCCCTGAAGGGGAGGAGCTCTGGTTTGAATTCAACAATCAACCTCTTAAATG GCATTATCCAGTTGGTGTCTTGTTTGATTTGCTGACTCATAACACACCACTTCCATGGAATGTCAAAATCCATTTCAAA AGTTTCCCAGAAGATGAGTTGTTACACTGCGAGAGCAAAGAGGTGGTTGAAGCACACTTTATGTCCTCCATAAAGGAGGCGGACATTTTAAAACACAGAGGACAGGTCATCAACAATATGCAGAAGAGGGACCACAAACAACTATGGCAGGGACTGCAAAATG ATAAATTTGACCAATTTTGGACAATAAACCGGAGGTTAATGGAAAGAACAAACGAAGAACCCTTTAGATCGATACCTTTAAGAATCTATCAG AGAGACAAGATGTACATTCAGAGGTTGGCCAAACCCGTCAGTGGCACAGGGGAGCCACTTAATCTCGGTCACGTCCTGAAACGCCTCCTTCCAGATCGATTCAATAACTCAG AGAATTTGAACAACCGAGCTTTGATTCACGGTGTGGAGGTTCCCACGGAAACACCCGTCCAGTGGTTAAGTGAGCATCTCAGTCACCCAGATAACTTTCTTCATATCGTGGTGCTGCCACGTGAAGCAGCCGAACCCTGA